In a single window of the Anaerocolumna cellulosilytica genome:
- a CDS encoding amidohydrolase family protein gives MLYIKIERFALKGDIIYSETQEKFTCNEDSFLVCVDGRVEGIYKVLPDCFINIPVKDYTGKLIIPGLIDMHTHGPQYSFRGLGMDLELIDWLNKNTFPEEGKFSDAVYAQKAYSIFVKELVKGATTRACIYATVHMEATKLLMDLLELTGLKCMVGKVNMDRNCPDYLKEDMQESIANTREWLQETLHSYKNIVPILTPRFFPSCSESLLKELAVLQKEFNLPLQSHLSENKSEIEWVKELCPDTNNYGEAYELGGVFGKNGPVVMAHCVHSPAEEVMLMKDNGVFIAHCPESNTNLSSGIAPVRTYLDHKMKVGLGTDMAAGSSNSIFKTMVMAVQVSKLRWRLVDGNLKPLTIEEAFYLGTKGGGAFFGKVGSFEKDYEFDALVMDDDKIEHPGLLTLPQRLERVIYLSEGRHIAAKFVAGKNIFAFD, from the coding sequence GTGCTCTATATTAAGATTGAAAGATTTGCCCTAAAGGGAGATATTATATATTCAGAAACACAGGAGAAGTTTACCTGTAATGAGGATAGCTTTTTAGTCTGTGTGGATGGAAGAGTTGAAGGAATTTATAAGGTTTTACCAGATTGCTTTATAAATATTCCCGTAAAAGATTATACTGGTAAATTGATTATACCCGGATTAATAGATATGCACACCCATGGACCCCAGTACTCCTTCCGGGGGCTGGGTATGGACTTGGAACTTATTGACTGGTTAAATAAAAATACGTTTCCGGAGGAAGGCAAATTCTCTGATGCAGTGTATGCGCAAAAGGCATACTCCATATTTGTGAAGGAGCTGGTAAAAGGTGCTACCACCAGGGCTTGCATCTATGCTACGGTACATATGGAAGCAACAAAACTTCTTATGGACTTATTGGAGCTTACAGGGCTAAAATGTATGGTAGGAAAGGTGAATATGGACAGGAATTGTCCGGATTATCTCAAGGAAGACATGCAAGAGTCCATTGCAAATACAAGAGAATGGCTACAAGAGACTTTACACTCTTATAAGAATATAGTGCCTATTCTAACCCCTAGGTTTTTCCCCTCCTGTTCAGAATCATTGTTAAAGGAGCTGGCAGTATTACAAAAAGAATTTAATCTTCCATTACAGTCCCATCTTTCTGAAAATAAATCAGAAATTGAATGGGTAAAGGAATTGTGCCCGGATACAAATAATTATGGAGAGGCCTATGAACTGGGCGGAGTATTTGGAAAGAACGGACCTGTAGTAATGGCTCATTGTGTGCATTCACCTGCAGAAGAAGTAATGCTTATGAAAGATAACGGTGTTTTTATTGCCCATTGTCCGGAATCAAACACCAATTTATCCTCTGGTATAGCTCCGGTACGAACTTATCTTGACCATAAAATGAAGGTTGGTTTGGGAACGGACATGGCAGCCGGCAGCAGTAATTCTATCTTTAAGACTATGGTAATGGCTGTGCAGGTATCAAAGCTTAGATGGAGACTTGTAGACGGGAATCTAAAACCGCTGACAATAGAAGAAGCCTTTTATCTTGGAACAAAAGGTGGGGGAGCTTTCTTTGGTAAGGTAGGAAGCTTTGAAAAAGACTATGAATTTGACGCCTTGGTAATGGATGATGATAAAATAGAGCATCCCGGACTGCTTACACTACCTCAGCGTTTGGAGCGAGTTATCTATTTATCCGAGGGTAGACATATAGCAGCAAAATTTGTTGCAGGTAAAAATATTTTTGCATTTGATTGA
- a CDS encoding M48 family metallopeptidase, whose protein sequence is MSFIINAGGRLITYEIRRKKVKNLTLFVKPEGLVVVSAGNRVSEAYIEAFIRQKADWICKALDKVENYKGILKKEIIPENGMIVLLLGREFTLLIQGAPKDKIQIEGRQIIIYTRHSEQSDKLKRQWQLWYDAMAKNIFYEAVAELHKSFEPHGVIMPVIRIRNMKSRWGSCSVYGAAITLNKMLLQTPYECVRYVAAHELTHFIQPNHSKSFYSMLQSILPEHRTMERELNNWRLPS, encoded by the coding sequence ATGTCATTTATTATAAATGCAGGTGGTAGACTTATAACCTATGAGATTAGACGCAAAAAGGTTAAAAATCTTACGCTTTTTGTTAAACCGGAGGGGCTGGTAGTTGTATCTGCTGGCAATAGGGTAAGCGAAGCTTACATAGAAGCTTTTATCAGGCAAAAAGCAGATTGGATATGCAAAGCATTAGATAAAGTAGAAAACTATAAGGGAATTCTAAAAAAAGAAATCATCCCAGAGAATGGAATGATTGTTCTGTTACTAGGAAGGGAATTCACTCTTTTAATACAGGGTGCACCAAAAGATAAAATTCAGATTGAAGGAAGGCAGATTATTATATATACCAGGCATTCTGAGCAATCGGATAAGCTCAAAAGGCAATGGCAGCTTTGGTATGATGCCATGGCAAAAAATATATTTTATGAAGCTGTGGCAGAATTGCATAAAAGTTTTGAGCCACACGGTGTTATAATGCCTGTAATTCGGATACGGAATATGAAATCCCGCTGGGGCTCCTGTTCTGTTTACGGCGCTGCCATTACACTAAATAAAATGCTTTTACAAACACCCTATGAATGTGTACGGTATGTTGCAGCCCATGAGCTGACGCATTTTATACAACCAAATCACAGTAAAAGCTTTTATAGCATGCTGCAGAGTATTCTCCCCGAGCATAGGACCATGGAGCGTGAGCTTAACAACTGGCGTCTGCCGTCTTAG
- a CDS encoding PqqD family protein — translation MNIKSITMKHGFSVKELGGEFCIIQDGDANNGAVNGLPSINETGIFLWDRLSKGISSPKALIEAVAEKNNVDYEDAEADVGEFLAKLINGNIVIIEK, via the coding sequence ATGAATATTAAATCTATAACCATGAAACACGGATTTTCAGTCAAAGAATTAGGTGGTGAATTCTGTATTATTCAGGATGGAGACGCCAATAACGGTGCGGTGAATGGTCTCCCCTCCATAAATGAAACCGGTATATTCCTTTGGGACCGCCTTAGTAAGGGCATCTCCTCTCCAAAAGCTTTGATTGAAGCTGTTGCAGAAAAAAACAATGTGGATTATGAAGATGCCGAAGCGGATGTTGGCGAATTTCTAGCAAAGCTAATTAACGGTAATATTGTAATAATTGAAAAATAG
- a CDS encoding winged helix-turn-helix transcriptional regulator, with protein sequence MKQEVPELYGKCPYTTVQRIFSGKWAIIIIFHLSGGTLRFGELQRRIPEVTQAALTKQLRTLEEFGMVNRYVYPEVPPKVEYSLTNIGKDFIPVLKQFECFGDKYIAYLNIHK encoded by the coding sequence ATGAAACAAGAAGTACCAGAGCTTTATGGTAAGTGCCCTTATACAACTGTTCAGAGAATCTTTTCCGGTAAATGGGCAATAATTATAATTTTTCATTTAAGTGGCGGAACACTTCGTTTTGGTGAACTGCAAAGAAGGATACCGGAGGTGACCCAGGCAGCATTAACAAAGCAATTGCGAACATTAGAGGAATTTGGTATGGTAAACCGATATGTATACCCTGAAGTGCCGCCTAAAGTGGAATATTCCCTCACAAATATCGGTAAGGATTTTATACCGGTGTTAAAACAATTTGAATGTTTCGGAGATAAATATATTGCATACTTAAATATTCATAAGTAA
- a CDS encoding pyridoxamine 5'-phosphate oxidase family protein, which yields MNKAAQFLADCGTFYIATVEKDQPRVRPFGAVVEWDGKTYICTNNKKDVFAQMKENPKVEISAMNNTGNWIRISGKLAADPRREAKEAMLKAYPSLTKMYSLDDGIYEVLYFTEGTATIYSFGAEPEVFNL from the coding sequence ATGAATAAAGCCGCTCAATTTTTAGCAGACTGTGGTACCTTTTATATTGCCACTGTAGAAAAAGACCAACCAAGGGTACGCCCCTTTGGCGCCGTTGTGGAATGGGATGGAAAAACCTATATCTGCACAAACAACAAAAAAGACGTATTTGCTCAAATGAAAGAAAATCCAAAAGTAGAAATATCCGCTATGAATAATACCGGTAATTGGATTCGCATTAGCGGAAAATTGGCAGCAGACCCCCGCAGGGAAGCAAAAGAAGCTATGTTAAAAGCTTATCCCAGCTTAACAAAAATGTACAGTTTAGATGACGGTATCTATGAAGTTCTTTATTTTACAGAAGGAACTGCGACTATCTATAGCTTTGGCGCAGAACCCGAAGTTTTTAATCTGTAA
- a CDS encoding glycosyltransferase family 2 protein, giving the protein MDFPLVSFIIPIYNSQQTIERCLCSIRNQTYQNYEVLMINDGSTDHSLHVLQKYQANDTRFRLINKKNSGVSNSRNLGILKAQGEYLQFVDSDDWITRDATKDFISAANAPNCDMVISDYYRIVNRKIYIKGHIPEEGLIPRNTFAEYMMQAPANFYYGVMWNKFYRTDIVKAHNLRCSEELNWCEDFRFNLEYIQYTKNVYVIKKPIYYYVKTKGSLISTQVNFKQVIRTKRILFDYYKELYKNIDLYDENKFKIQMFFLSVARDPGKRKKIIQ; this is encoded by the coding sequence ATGGATTTTCCGTTAGTCAGTTTTATTATACCAATCTATAACAGCCAACAAACCATAGAAAGATGTCTTTGCAGTATTCGAAATCAGACTTATCAGAATTATGAAGTCCTTATGATTAACGATGGAAGCACCGACCATAGTCTGCATGTATTACAAAAATATCAGGCGAATGACACAAGATTTCGACTTATTAATAAGAAGAACTCCGGTGTATCCAACAGCCGGAATTTAGGAATACTAAAAGCGCAAGGAGAATATTTGCAGTTTGTTGACAGCGATGACTGGATTACAAGAGATGCCACTAAAGACTTTATAAGTGCAGCAAATGCTCCAAATTGTGATATGGTGATTTCGGATTACTACCGGATAGTTAACCGTAAAATATATATTAAAGGGCACATTCCTGAAGAAGGCTTAATACCCAGAAATACCTTTGCAGAATATATGATGCAGGCTCCTGCTAATTTTTATTATGGCGTTATGTGGAATAAATTTTATCGGACAGACATTGTAAAAGCCCATAACTTGAGATGTTCAGAGGAACTGAATTGGTGTGAAGATTTTCGATTTAATCTGGAGTACATTCAGTATACTAAAAATGTATATGTTATAAAAAAACCTATATATTATTATGTCAAAACCAAAGGAAGTCTTATATCAACCCAGGTTAACTTTAAACAGGTGATACGTACAAAACGTATCCTTTTCGATTATTATAAAGAACTGTATAAAAATATTGATTTATACGATGAAAATAAATTTAAAATTCAAATGTTTTTTTTATCGGTAGCCAGAGATCCTGGCAAAAGAAAAAAGATAATCCAGTAG
- a CDS encoding alpha/beta fold hydrolase, with translation MEKESNGFLRFIRNTLLTIGGLVFIWMGINYAFKMYERNTYKPPGTLVEVDDRKMHVYQKGQGPHTIILISGLGTAAPVFDFEPLIERLSKHNKVVVVEGFGYGFSETTDKERSVENITREMRSALQGAGIKGPYILMPHSVGGIYATYYANIFPEEVEAIIGIDCTLPRMCDYFGESAPNMSGMMKYFAPSGLARLLLLLDEGSYLPINDGRIYTEVNLRQTRAIFAWKAFNKNIVAETNEMGRNLEKTLDMEFDKKLPVLMFVKENKKVREDGKTSRSFYESYLDDLENGKYVALEGHHYLHWTNSERIGEEVESFIAEWSNN, from the coding sequence ATGGAAAAGGAATCCAATGGTTTCTTACGATTTATAAGAAATACCCTATTAACAATAGGAGGACTTGTTTTTATATGGATGGGCATAAATTATGCATTTAAGATGTATGAGAGAAATACTTACAAGCCGCCCGGAACTTTAGTAGAGGTGGATGATAGAAAAATGCATGTATATCAAAAGGGTCAAGGGCCCCATACAATTATTTTGATAAGCGGGTTAGGTACAGCGGCGCCGGTCTTTGATTTTGAACCTTTAATCGAAAGGCTCTCTAAACACAATAAAGTAGTTGTGGTGGAGGGATTTGGATATGGGTTTAGTGAAACAACGGATAAAGAACGAAGTGTCGAAAATATTACCAGGGAAATGCGAAGCGCCTTGCAAGGGGCCGGAATAAAAGGACCATATATTTTAATGCCTCATTCTGTCGGCGGAATTTATGCAACTTATTATGCCAATATTTTTCCGGAAGAAGTGGAAGCTATTATAGGAATTGATTGTACCTTGCCAAGAATGTGTGACTATTTTGGGGAATCTGCGCCCAACATGTCAGGAATGATGAAATATTTTGCGCCATCCGGATTAGCAAGATTATTACTTTTATTGGATGAGGGAAGCTATTTGCCGATAAATGATGGTAGGATATATACAGAAGTCAATTTAAGACAAACCAGAGCTATATTTGCCTGGAAGGCCTTCAATAAGAATATAGTTGCTGAAACCAATGAAATGGGAAGAAATCTTGAAAAAACATTAGACATGGAATTTGATAAAAAATTGCCGGTACTTATGTTTGTTAAGGAAAATAAAAAGGTGAGAGAAGACGGGAAAACCAGTAGAAGTTTTTATGAATCCTACTTAGATGATTTAGAAAATGGAAAATATGTTGCACTGGAAGGACATCATTACCTGCATTGGACCAATTCTGAGCGTATAGGTGAAGAGGTAGAAAGTTTTATAGCCGAATGGAGTAATAATTAA
- a CDS encoding Gfo/Idh/MocA family protein → MRVGIAGAGGIVPDFLNAAGYIPEMEIVAICGTERSKDKLNQLATRYQIERIYTNYQFMLNDAEVEVIYVAVPNHLHYEFAKLALQNKKHVIMEKPFASCYEEAVELTKLAKDNQLYLFEAISNQYFPNYEKVKDLLPELGDIKIVEMNYSQYSRRYDAFKAGEILPVFNPKMSGGALMDINVYNIHFILGLFGEPVKVQYFANLEKGVDTSGILLLMYPSFQCAAIGAKDCKAPLCINIQGDKGYIHSNSPANTFSDFIHGSNSGGETKYNLHNSRERLYDELKAFTDMYQKKDYEKNCKQLKHSLQVMAILDEARRQAGIEVQTANITKL, encoded by the coding sequence ATGAGAGTAGGTATTGCTGGAGCAGGAGGTATTGTTCCTGATTTTTTGAATGCAGCAGGCTATATACCTGAGATGGAGATAGTAGCAATCTGCGGAACTGAAAGAAGTAAAGATAAATTAAACCAATTAGCCACTAGATATCAAATTGAAAGGATATATACGAACTACCAGTTTATGCTAAATGATGCCGAGGTTGAAGTGATATATGTTGCAGTTCCAAATCATCTGCACTATGAATTTGCGAAGCTGGCTTTACAAAATAAGAAGCATGTTATCATGGAAAAGCCTTTTGCATCCTGCTATGAAGAAGCCGTTGAACTTACAAAGCTTGCTAAGGATAATCAGTTATATCTATTTGAAGCAATTTCCAATCAGTATTTTCCAAATTATGAAAAAGTAAAGGACTTATTACCGGAGCTTGGAGACATTAAAATAGTAGAGATGAATTATTCTCAGTATTCCAGAAGATACGATGCCTTTAAAGCTGGTGAGATACTGCCGGTGTTTAACCCCAAGATGTCTGGAGGCGCTTTGATGGATATTAATGTTTATAATATTCATTTTATTCTTGGGCTGTTTGGCGAACCCGTAAAGGTGCAATATTTTGCAAATCTTGAGAAAGGCGTTGATACTTCCGGAATATTGTTGCTTATGTATCCCTCCTTTCAATGTGCAGCAATTGGTGCAAAAGACTGTAAAGCTCCTTTGTGTATTAATATCCAAGGCGATAAAGGGTATATTCATAGTAATTCTCCTGCAAATACCTTTTCTGACTTTATTCATGGCAGTAATTCCGGTGGAGAAACTAAATATAATCTGCATAACAGCAGGGAGCGTTTATACGACGAGTTAAAAGCCTTTACGGATATGTATCAGAAGAAGGACTATGAAAAAAACTGTAAACAGCTGAAGCACTCGTTGCAGGTAATGGCCATACTGGATGAAGCCAGGAGACAGGCAGGAATTGAAGTGCAAACCGCTAATATTACAAAATTGTAA
- a CDS encoding cellulase family glycosylhydrolase, with protein MKKRLFMILLAVAVVLGSNGLTRALQVPVVDAASFEDLNQKQIVEAMGAGWNLGNALEATIDGNPSETAWGNPVITQSMVQAIADAGFKSIRIPVSYLNHIGSAPNYTINQAWLNRVKQVVDYAINSGLYVIINTHGDGFHTITGGWILPGNSDQAIIKAKFEKIWKQIATTFADYDEHLIFESMNEVGADANYDDNLVKAYYKNINAYNQIFVDTVRSTGGNNAKRWLLIPGWNTTIYTMVGNYGFTIPTDSKSTASGKRIMISAHYYSPWEFCGDQNYNATQWGNNANPSKAASWGGEDFLVSELQSMYNTFVSKGYPVVIGEYGSVDKSQGDAANTSYRAYFAKRFSQVSKQYGIVPVIWDNGYNGNYGFGLFNRNNMSITQPAIINAIMEVYGPTSTTPTVTPFPTTSPTPTVIPTITPTATPTVTPTPTTSSLDVKFIGSTLASASSIVGKYKLTNNGNSSIALSEVTLRYYFTKDDSQGQAFFCDWSHIGNQNVTGSFVALNAAKQKADTYLQIGFTSGAGSLAPGESIEVHTRFSKSDWTNFDLTNDYSYKSSGTTYEGWNKVTAYLSGALAYGIEP; from the coding sequence ATGAAAAAAAGACTTTTCATGATTTTGTTGGCTGTGGCAGTTGTATTGGGGTCAAATGGACTGACCAGAGCTTTGCAGGTTCCGGTGGTGGATGCTGCAAGTTTTGAGGATTTAAATCAGAAGCAGATTGTAGAAGCTATGGGTGCCGGCTGGAATCTTGGTAATGCTCTGGAGGCAACCATTGACGGTAATCCCAGTGAAACCGCCTGGGGAAATCCAGTTATTACACAGAGTATGGTACAGGCAATTGCAGACGCTGGTTTTAAATCAATACGTATTCCAGTATCGTATCTTAATCACATAGGCAGTGCGCCCAATTATACCATTAATCAGGCTTGGTTAAACAGGGTAAAGCAAGTAGTAGATTATGCTATTAACAGCGGACTGTATGTTATTATTAACACCCACGGCGATGGATTTCATACAATAACCGGAGGCTGGATTCTACCTGGAAATTCAGATCAGGCGATAATAAAAGCAAAATTTGAAAAAATTTGGAAGCAGATTGCTACTACCTTTGCTGATTATGATGAGCATCTAATCTTCGAATCTATGAATGAAGTTGGTGCCGATGCCAACTACGATGATAATTTAGTAAAAGCATATTATAAAAATATCAATGCTTATAATCAGATATTTGTTGACACAGTACGTTCAACGGGTGGTAATAATGCAAAGAGATGGTTATTAATACCCGGCTGGAATACTACTATTTATACAATGGTTGGTAATTATGGTTTTACGATACCTACGGATAGTAAGTCTACTGCTTCAGGAAAACGAATTATGATTTCTGCTCACTATTATTCGCCTTGGGAATTCTGCGGTGACCAAAATTATAATGCTACACAATGGGGAAATAACGCGAACCCAAGTAAAGCGGCTTCCTGGGGAGGGGAAGACTTCTTGGTTTCAGAGTTACAGTCAATGTATAATACCTTCGTTTCCAAAGGATATCCGGTTGTTATCGGTGAATATGGTTCGGTAGATAAAAGCCAGGGAGATGCAGCGAATACTTCTTACAGAGCATATTTTGCAAAAAGATTTAGTCAGGTAAGTAAGCAGTATGGTATTGTTCCGGTAATATGGGATAATGGTTACAATGGTAATTATGGTTTTGGATTATTTAATAGAAATAATATGTCAATAACCCAGCCTGCAATAATTAATGCCATTATGGAGGTGTATGGTCCTACAAGTACTACCCCCACAGTGACACCTTTTCCCACTACCTCTCCAACACCTACAGTTATACCCACAATCACACCTACCGCTACACCGACAGTAACACCGACACCTACAACAAGCAGTTTAGATGTAAAATTCATTGGTTCGACTTTAGCTTCTGCCAGTTCTATTGTAGGTAAATACAAATTAACTAATAATGGGAATTCCTCCATCGCATTGTCTGAGGTAACCCTTCGGTATTATTTTACTAAGGATGATTCCCAAGGACAGGCTTTCTTTTGTGATTGGTCCCACATAGGTAATCAGAATGTGACTGGAAGTTTCGTTGCTTTGAACGCGGCAAAGCAAAAGGCAGATACGTATCTTCAGATTGGATTTACCTCGGGAGCAGGAAGCCTTGCACCAGGAGAAAGTATCGAAGTACATACCCGCTTTTCTAAGAGTGACTGGACCAATTTTGATTTGACAAATGACTACTCCTATAAGTCCTCTGGGACAACCTATGAGGGCTGGAATAAAGTAACCGCCTATTTGTCCGGGGCGTTAGCATATGGTATTGAGCCATAG